The following proteins are encoded in a genomic region of Macadamia integrifolia cultivar HAES 741 unplaced genomic scaffold, SCU_Mint_v3 scaffold933, whole genome shotgun sequence:
- the LOC122070479 gene encoding 3-hydroxyisobutyryl-CoA hydrolase 1-like: LSLSQVLFEENSWIRKVILNRPTKLNSLSFHMVSQMLKKLKEYEKDSRVKLVILKGNGRAFCAGGDCATLIHFCTTGHWSFGASFFRKQYTLDYVLATHDKTLVSLIDGVVMGGGVGLSMNAKFRVVTEKAVFAMPEAILGVFPDVGASYFLSKLPGYFGEYLGLTGARLVGAEMVACGLATHFVFSKDLPSLEKELDGVNSTDPTVVSKVINKFIEASSIKSTSAFKRMDIINKCFSRKTVEEILSALENESRNGPTIWIVVAIKSMKAASPTSLKIFLKSIREGRGQDIDQCPIREFRMISHVMRKTVNNDFYEGCRAIFFDKDKQPKWELSKLELVSSELVNQYFTKVDDDDWEDLQLDARFAEANLIRAKL, encoded by the exons ctctctctctcacaggtTCTGTTCGAAGAAAACTCATGGATAAGGAAGGTGATATTAAACAGGCCTACGAAACTGAATTCTCTTTCATTTCACATG GTTTCTCAAATGTTAAAGAAGTTAAAAGAATACGAAAAGGATTCCAGAGTGAAATTAGTGATATtgaag GGAAATGGAAGAGCATTTTGTGCTGGTGGTGATTGTGCAACTCTTATTCACTTTTGTACTACTG GTCATTGGAGTTTTGGTGCAAGCTTTTTTCGGAAACAATATACCCTAGACTATGTTCTAGCTACACATGATAAAACTTTG GTCTCACTTATTGATGGAGTGGTCATGGGAGGTGGTGTTGGGCTATCCATGAATGCAAAGTTTCGAGTTGTGACCGAGAAAGCG GTATTTGCTATGCCAGAAGCAATTTTAGGTGTTTTTCCAGATGTAGGTGCATCATACTTTTTGTCAAAGCTGCCAGGTTACTTCG GAGAGTATTTGGGCCTTACCGGTGCACGATTAGTTGGAGCAGAGATGGTTGCATGTGGCCTTGCTACTCATTTTGTCTTTTCCAAG GATTTGCCTTCATTGGAAAAAGAATTGGATGGAGTTAATTCTACAGATCCAACTGTTGTCTCTAAAGTCATCAATAAATTCATAGAAGCATCATCAATTAAATCTACTAGTGCTTTTAAAAG GATggatatcatcaacaaatgttTCTCAAGAAAAACAGTCGAAGAAATATTATCAGCATTG GAAAACGAGTCTAGGAATGGGCCAACTATTTGGATTGTAGTAGCAATCAAGTCTATGAAAGCAGCATCTCCAACCAGCCTTAAAATATTTCTTAAATCG ATTAGAGAAGGACGGGGGCAAGACATAGATCAATGCCCAATTCGTGAGTTTAGAATGATTTCTCATGTCATGCGCAAAACAGTGAACAATGATTTTTACGAG GGTTGTAGAgcaattttttttgataaagataaACAACCGAAG TGGGAACTTTCAAAGCTAGAATTGGTTAGCAGTGAATTAGTGAATCAATATTTCACTAAAGTGGATGATGATGACTGGGAAGATCTACAGCTTGATGCTAGGTTTGCTGAAGCTAATTTAATTAGAGCAAAACTCTAA
- the LOC122070480 gene encoding secoisolariciresinol dehydrogenase-like, producing MMFITIDRLGGKVAVITGGAAGIGKTTAKLFSQQGCRVLIADIQDELGHSVCHEIGPEMSSFIHCDVTKEDDVKKVVDEAITRFGKLDIMFNNAGAIDPPKIKIMDNEKSDFDNVLSVNVTGVFLGTKHAARVMLPLKQGSIINNGSVSSIMGGIASHAYVASEHAVVGLTKNAAAELGRSGIRVNCVSAFTIGSPFFRNLVKEYDDDEIEKRVEKMSSLKGVTLTAQDIAEAVLYFGSDESRCVSGHNFVIDKGFTVTNTNFGMFNQLNS from the coding sequence ATGATGTTCATCACCATTGACAGACTTGGAGGTAAGGTTGCAGTGATCACTGGAGGTGCTGCAGGCATTGGTAAAACTACAGCCAAATTGTTCAGCCAACAAGGTTGTAGAGTTCTTATTGCTGACATCCAAGATGAATTGGGTCACTCTGTTTGCCACGAAATTGGGCCAGAGATGTCCTCATTCATCCATTGTGATGTTACCAAAGAAGATGATGTGAAGAAAGTAGTAGATGAGGCTAttacaagatttggaaagcttgaCATAATGTTCAACAATGCCGGAGCAATTGATCCACCAAAGATAAAGATAATGGATAAcgaaaaatctgattttgataATGTCCTCAGCGTCAATGTCACCGGTGTCTTCTTAGGCACCAAACATGCAGCCCGTGTTATGTTACCCCTGAAACAAGGAAGCATAATTAACAATGGTAGTGTGAGTTCAATCATGGGAGGTATAGCTTCTCATGCTTATGTTGCTTCAGAGCACGCAGTAGTAGGTCTCACCAAGAATGCAGCGGCAGAGTTGGGCCGGTCCGGGATAAGGGTTAACTGTGTCTCTGCATTCACGATTGGATCGCCCTTTTTTAGGAATTTGGTGAAGGagtatgatgatgatgagattgAGAAGAGGGTAGAGAAGATGTCTAGTCTTAAAGGAGTTACCTTGACTGCACAAGATATTGCTGAGGCTGTTCTTTATTTTGGAAGCGATGAATCAAGATGTGTGAGTGGACATAATTTCGTCATTGATAAAGGCTTTACTGTTACAAATACCAACTTTGGTATGTTCAACCAATTAAACTCCTGA
- the LOC122070486 gene encoding secoisolariciresinol dehydrogenase-like, with protein MISNKLHTSSGRRLEGKVAVITGGAAGIGKTTAKLFCQQGCKVLIADIQDELGHSVCHEIGPEMSSFIHCDVTKEDDVKKAVDEAITRFGKLDIMFNNAGAIDPPKIKIMDNEKSDFDNVLSVNVTGVFLGTKHAARVMLPLKQGSIINNGSVSSIMGGIASHAYVASKHAVVGLTKNAAAELGRSGIRVNCVSAFAIGSPFFRNLVKEYDDDEIEKRVEKMSSLKGVTLTAQDIAEAVLYFGSDESICVSGHNFVIDKGFTVTNTNFGMFNQLNS; from the exons ATGATTTCTAACAAGCTTCATACTTCTTCCGGAAggag ACTTGAAGGTAAGGTTGCAGTGATCACTGGAGGTGCTGCAGGAATTGGTAAAACTACAGCCAAATTGTTCTGCCAACAAGGTTGTAAGGTACTTATTGCTGACATCCAAGATGAATTGGGTCACTCTGTTTGCCACGAAATTGGCCCAGAGATGTCCTCATTCATCCATTGTGATGTTACCAAGGAAGATGATGTGAAGAAAGCAGTAGATGAGGCTAttacaagatttggaaagcttgaCATAATGTTCAACAATGCCGGAGCAATTGATCCACCAAAGATAAAGATAATGGATAAcgaaaaatctgattttgataATGTCCTCAGCGTCAATGTCACCGGTGTCTTCTTAGGCACCAAACACGCAGCCCGTGTTATGTTACCCCTGAAACAAGGAAGCATAATTAACAATGGTAGTGTGAGTTCAATCATGGGAGGTATAGCTTCTCATGCTTATGTTGCTTCAAAGCACGCAGTAGTAGGTCTCACCAAGAATGCAGCCGCAGAGTTGGGCCGGTCCGGGATAAGGGTTAACTGTGTCTCTGCATTCGCGATTGGATCGCCCTTTTTTAGGAATTTGGTGAAGGagtatgatgatgatgagattgAGAAGAGGGTAGAGAAGATGTCTAGTCTTAAAGGAGTTACCTTGACTGCACAAGATATTGCTGAGGCTGTTCTTTATTTTGGAAGCGATGAATCAATATGTGTGAGTGGACATAATTTCGTCATTGATAAAGGCTTTACTGTTACAAATACCAACTTTGGTATGTTCAACCAATTAAACTCCTGA